A window of Ipomoea triloba cultivar NCNSP0323 chromosome 2, ASM357664v1 contains these coding sequences:
- the LOC116011030 gene encoding chlorophyll a-b binding protein 6, chloroplastic gives MASKLMSCGVAAVCSSVLSSSKSKFATAVPLPVSANVTASGRITMSADWMPGQPRPPYLDGSAPGDFGFDPLRLGEVPENLERYKESELIHCRWAMLAVPGIIIPEALGLGNWVKAQEWAAIPGGQATYLGQPVPWGTLPTILAIEFLAIAFVEHQRSMEKDTEKKKYPGGAFDPLGYSKQDPAKLHELKVKEIKNGRLALLAFVGICVQQSAYPGTGPLENLASHLADPWHNNIGDILIPRNVSP, from the exons ATGGCGTCCAAATTGATGAGCTGCGGCGTCGCAGCCGTTTGCTCCTCCGTTCTCTCTTCTTCTAAGTCCAAGTTCGCCACCGCCGTGCCCTTACCCGTCTCCGCAAATGTCACCGCCTCAGGCAGAATCACCATGTCCGCCGACTGGATGCCCGGCCAGCCTCGCCCACCTTACCTCGACGGCTCTGCACCCGG GGACTTCGGCTTCGACCCACTTCGGCTAGGAGAAGTGCCAGAAAACCTTGAGAGATACAAGGAATCTGAGCTCATCCACTGCAGATGGGCTATGCTTGCTGTG CCTGGGATCATAATACCAGAGGCATTGGGTTTGGGGAACTGGGTAAAGGCACAAGAATGGGCAGCAATTCCAGGAGGACAGGCGACGTACCTGGGACAGCCTGTGCCGTGGGGCACCCTTCCTACGATCTTGGCCATCGAATTCCTCGCCATTGCATTCGTGGAGCACCAAAGAAGCATGGAGAAAGATACCGAGAAGAAGAAGTACCCAGGCGGCGCTTTCGACCCCTTGGGCTACTCCAAGCAGGACCCTGCTAAGCTCCACGAGCTCAAAGTCAAGGAGATCAAGAACG GTCGGCTTGCGTTGTTGGCATTCGTGGGAATCTGCGTTCAGCAGTCGGCGTACCCAGGAACAGGACCGCTGGAGAATTTGGCGAGTCACTTGGCGGATCCATGGCACAACAACATCGGAGACATTCTTATCCCTAGAAATGTTTCCccctga
- the LOC116004328 gene encoding aminodeoxychorismate synthase, chloroplastic isoform X1 — protein MNYTLSSSISDVGLSFCGNIRSRNQNYFVPETFARIGDSNTKDKFQRSHHDVRKMIISSHLVPRPLEGTTLKKQLEAPVKKLELIRTLLIDNYDSYTYNIFQELSVINGLPPMVVRNDEWTWEDFYHYLYEEKAFDNIVISPGPGSPTCPSDIGLCLRLLLECSDIPILGVCLGHQALGYVHGARVVHAPEPVHGRLSEVVHNGSQLFHEIPSGRNSGFKVVRYHSLVIEPESLPNFLIPIAWTPTTKTTPFLGRSQSNSFTDACEGVNGKKIYVGHLSKRDGKSSFSYAEEIQAGQIIMGIKHSSRPHYGVQFHPESVATYYGKQIFKNFAKITKDYWLGLRSSISERKADYAACMQVPNVHRLLKSVSRGENTVNKLGEKKHICSFNTITSSNPSYNIKFLKMKWKKLDCLASQIGGSKNIFCEIFGDQKAENTFWLDSSSTEKGRARFSFMGEKGGSLWKQLTFRLSNQRDEAYKGGGYLTVEDASGYVQTSYLEDGFFDYLNKELGSFCYDEKDYEGLPFDFYGGYIGYIGYDLKVECGMTTNRHKSRTPDACFFFSDNLIVIDHDHDNVYVLSLHDRITSPSPWLDNIEQRLLNLKSSHSTTFVPPASRASENFLVKTCFSAEKSREQYIKDIENCQDFIKDGESYELCLTTQMRMTIGEIDSLGLYVSLREKNPAPYAAWLNFSRENLRICCSSPERFMRLDRDAVLEAKPIKGTIARGSTPKEDELLKLQLQYSEKDQAENLMIVDLLRNDLGRVCEPGSVHVPHLMEIESYATVHTMVSTIRGKKRSDVSAVDCVKAAFPGGSMTGAPKLRSMELLDSLESCSRGIYSGCIGFFSYNQTFDLNIVIRTVVIQDGEASIGAGGAITALSNPKDEYEEMILKTKAPSNAVIEYVRDA, from the exons ATGAATTATACTTTGTCCTCGTCAATTTCAGATGTTGGCCTCTCATTTTGTGGAAACATTCGATCcagaaatcaaaattattttgtgCCTGAAACTTTTGCTAGAATTGGTGATTCAAACACAAAGGATAAATTCCAAAGGTCTCACCATGATGTGAGAAAGATGATCATTTCCAGCCATTTGGTTCCTAGACCATTGGAAGGAACTACATTAAAGAAACAGCTGGAGGCACCAGTTAAGAAGTTAGAACTTATACGGACACTGCTGATTGACAACTATGACAGTTACACATACAATATATTTCAAGAACTGTCTGTCATCAATGGAT TGCCCCCGATGGTGGTTAGAAATGATGAGTGGACATGGGAAGATTTTTATCACTACCTTTATGAAGAAAAGGCCTTTGACAACATTGTTATATCACCTGGTCCTGGCTCTCCAACATGCCCCTCAGATATAG gactTTGCCTGAGGCTGTTGCTTGAGTGCAGTGATATCCCTATTTTAGGTGTCTGCCTTGGCCACCAG GCTCTAGGATATGTGCATGGTGCTCGGGTTGTCCATGCACCTGAACCTGTCCATGGACGTTTGAG TGAAGTTGTACACAATGGTTCTCAGCTATTCCATGAGATTCCCTCTGGAAGAAACTCTGGATTTAAG GTGGTTCGATACCATTCCCTAGTTATAGAGCCTGAATCACTCCCAAATTTTCTCATTCCCATAGCTTGGACTCCAACTACCAAGACAACTCCTTTCTTAGGAAGATCTCAATCAAATTCCTTCACTGATGCATGTGAGGGGGTGAATGGGAAGAAAATTTATGTTGGACATTTATCCAAAAGAGATGGAAAATCATCTTTTTCTTATGCTGAGGAGATTCAGGCTGGACAAATCATTATGGGCATCAAACATTCCAGTCGGCCTCATTATGGAGTGCAG TTCCATCCAGAGAGCGTTGCGACCTACTACGGGAAGCAGATTTTCAAGAATTTTGCAAAGATCACTAAGGATTATTGGTTGGGGTTGAGGTCATCCATTAGTGAGAGAAAGGCTGATTATGCTG CATGCATGCAGGTGCCTAATGTACACCGATTACTCAAATCTGTTTCAAGAGGAGAAAATACGGTGAATAAATTGGGTGAGAAGAAACATATCTGCTCATTCAACACTATAACTTCTTCAAATCCGAgctataatataaaatttttgaagaTGAAATGGAAAAAACTTGATTGCCTGGCCAGTCAAATTGGAGGATCTAAGAATATATTCTGTGAAATATTTGGAGATCAGAAGGCTGAAAACACATTTTGGCTGGACAGTTCCTCAACAGAAAAG GGAAGAGCAAGGTTTTCATTCATGGGTGAAAAGGGTGGCTCTCTATGGAAGCAGCTTACATTCAGGTTATCGAATCAAAG AGATGAGGCATATAAAGGAGGCGGTTACTTAACAGTTGAGGATGCTAGTGGTTATGTTCAAACTTCATATCTAGAGGATGGATTTTTTGATTATTTGAATAAG GAGCTTGGGTCATTTTGTTATGATGAAAAAGATTATGAAGGATTGCCATTTGACTTCTATGGTGGCTACATTGGTTATATTGG GTATGATCTTAAAGTTGAATGCGGCATGACAACTAATCGTCATAAATCAAGGACGCCAGATGCTTGTTTTTTCTTTTCGGATAATCTTATTGTGATTGATCACGACCATGATAATGTCTATGTTTTGTCACTACATGATAGAATCACAAGCCCGTCCCCTTGGTTGGATAATATTGAGCAGAGACTTCTCAACTTGAAATCTTCTCACTCTACAACATTTGTGCCTCCAGCATCACGTGCTAGCGAAAACTTTCTGGTAAAAACATGTTTTTCTGCTGAGAAATCTAGAGAGCAGTACATCAAAGATATTGAGAACTGTCAAGATTTTATCAAGGATGGAGAAAGTTATGAGTTATGTCTTACAACTCAGATGAGAATGACAATAGGGGAAATAGATTCTCTGGGGCTTTATGTTAGTCTTAGAGAAAAAAATCCGGCACCATATGCTGCTTGGCTTAATTTTTCAAGGGAAAATTTAAGAATATGTTGCTCTTCCCCTGAGAGATTCATGCGATTGGATAGAGATGCAGTTCTAGAAGCAAAACCCATTAAAGGGACCATAGCTCGTGGTTCAACCCCAAAGGAAGATGAGTTGCTTAAGCTACAATTACAATACAG TGAAAAGGATCAGGCTGAGAATTTGATGATTGTTGACCTATTGAGGAACGACCTTGGGCGTGTATGCGAGCCTGGGTCTGTCCATGTTCCCCACCTAATGGAAATTGAATCATATGCAACAGTTCACACCATGGTGAGCACAATTCGGGGTAAGAAACGGTCAGATGTAAGTGCAGTTGATTGTGTTAAAGCTGCATTCCCAGGTGGTTCAATGACAGGTGCACCAAAGTTGAGATCAATGGAGCTTCTCGACTCTCTTGAAAGTTGTTCCCGAGGTATCTACTCTGGTTGCATTGGGTTCTTTTCATACAACCAAACATTTGATCTCAACATTGTAATTAGAACAGTAGTCATACAGGATGGTGAAGCTTCAATAGGAGCAGGAGGGGCCATTACGGCTCTCTCCAATCCCAAGGATGAGTATGAAGAAATGATTTTGAAAACTAAAGCACCTAGTAACGCTGTTATTGAGTACGTTAGGGATGCATAG
- the LOC116004328 gene encoding aminodeoxychorismate synthase, chloroplastic isoform X2, translated as MNYTLSSSISDVGLSFCGNIRSRNQNYFVPETFARIGDSNTKDKFQRSHHDVRKMIISSHLVPRPLEGTTLKKQLEAPVKKLELIRTLLIDNYDSYTYNIFQELSVINGLPPMVVRNDEWTWEDFYHYLYEEKAFDNIVISPGPGSPTCPSDIGLCLRLLLECSDIPILGVCLGHQALGYVHGARVVHAPEPVHGRLSEVVHNGSQLFHEIPSGRNSGFKVVRYHSLVIEPESLPNFLIPIAWTPTTKTTPFLGRSQSNSFTDACEGVNGKKIYVGHLSKRDGKSSFSYAEEIQAGQIIMGIKHSSRPHYGVQFHPESVATYYGKQIFKNFAKITKDYWLGLRSSISERKADYAACMQVPNVHRLLKSVSRGENTVNKLGEKKHICSFNTITSSNPSYNIKFLKMKWKKLDCLASQIGGSKNIFCEIFGDQKAENTFWLDSSSTEKGRARFSFMGEKGGSLWKQLTFRLSNQRDEAYKGGGYLTVEDASGYVQTSYLEDGFFDYLNKELGSFCYDEKDYEGLPFDFYGGYIGYIGYDLKVECGMTTNRHKSRTPDACFFFSDNLIVIDHDHDNVYVLSLHDRITSPSPWLDNIEQRLLNLKSSHSTTFVPPASRASENFLVKTCFSAEKSREQYIKDIENCQDFIKDGESYELCLTTQMRMTIGEIDSLGLYVSLREKNPAPYAAWLNFSRENLRICCSSPERFMRLDRDAVLEAKPIKGTIARGSTPKEDELLKLQLQYRNLLLS; from the exons ATGAATTATACTTTGTCCTCGTCAATTTCAGATGTTGGCCTCTCATTTTGTGGAAACATTCGATCcagaaatcaaaattattttgtgCCTGAAACTTTTGCTAGAATTGGTGATTCAAACACAAAGGATAAATTCCAAAGGTCTCACCATGATGTGAGAAAGATGATCATTTCCAGCCATTTGGTTCCTAGACCATTGGAAGGAACTACATTAAAGAAACAGCTGGAGGCACCAGTTAAGAAGTTAGAACTTATACGGACACTGCTGATTGACAACTATGACAGTTACACATACAATATATTTCAAGAACTGTCTGTCATCAATGGAT TGCCCCCGATGGTGGTTAGAAATGATGAGTGGACATGGGAAGATTTTTATCACTACCTTTATGAAGAAAAGGCCTTTGACAACATTGTTATATCACCTGGTCCTGGCTCTCCAACATGCCCCTCAGATATAG gactTTGCCTGAGGCTGTTGCTTGAGTGCAGTGATATCCCTATTTTAGGTGTCTGCCTTGGCCACCAG GCTCTAGGATATGTGCATGGTGCTCGGGTTGTCCATGCACCTGAACCTGTCCATGGACGTTTGAG TGAAGTTGTACACAATGGTTCTCAGCTATTCCATGAGATTCCCTCTGGAAGAAACTCTGGATTTAAG GTGGTTCGATACCATTCCCTAGTTATAGAGCCTGAATCACTCCCAAATTTTCTCATTCCCATAGCTTGGACTCCAACTACCAAGACAACTCCTTTCTTAGGAAGATCTCAATCAAATTCCTTCACTGATGCATGTGAGGGGGTGAATGGGAAGAAAATTTATGTTGGACATTTATCCAAAAGAGATGGAAAATCATCTTTTTCTTATGCTGAGGAGATTCAGGCTGGACAAATCATTATGGGCATCAAACATTCCAGTCGGCCTCATTATGGAGTGCAG TTCCATCCAGAGAGCGTTGCGACCTACTACGGGAAGCAGATTTTCAAGAATTTTGCAAAGATCACTAAGGATTATTGGTTGGGGTTGAGGTCATCCATTAGTGAGAGAAAGGCTGATTATGCTG CATGCATGCAGGTGCCTAATGTACACCGATTACTCAAATCTGTTTCAAGAGGAGAAAATACGGTGAATAAATTGGGTGAGAAGAAACATATCTGCTCATTCAACACTATAACTTCTTCAAATCCGAgctataatataaaatttttgaagaTGAAATGGAAAAAACTTGATTGCCTGGCCAGTCAAATTGGAGGATCTAAGAATATATTCTGTGAAATATTTGGAGATCAGAAGGCTGAAAACACATTTTGGCTGGACAGTTCCTCAACAGAAAAG GGAAGAGCAAGGTTTTCATTCATGGGTGAAAAGGGTGGCTCTCTATGGAAGCAGCTTACATTCAGGTTATCGAATCAAAG AGATGAGGCATATAAAGGAGGCGGTTACTTAACAGTTGAGGATGCTAGTGGTTATGTTCAAACTTCATATCTAGAGGATGGATTTTTTGATTATTTGAATAAG GAGCTTGGGTCATTTTGTTATGATGAAAAAGATTATGAAGGATTGCCATTTGACTTCTATGGTGGCTACATTGGTTATATTGG GTATGATCTTAAAGTTGAATGCGGCATGACAACTAATCGTCATAAATCAAGGACGCCAGATGCTTGTTTTTTCTTTTCGGATAATCTTATTGTGATTGATCACGACCATGATAATGTCTATGTTTTGTCACTACATGATAGAATCACAAGCCCGTCCCCTTGGTTGGATAATATTGAGCAGAGACTTCTCAACTTGAAATCTTCTCACTCTACAACATTTGTGCCTCCAGCATCACGTGCTAGCGAAAACTTTCTGGTAAAAACATGTTTTTCTGCTGAGAAATCTAGAGAGCAGTACATCAAAGATATTGAGAACTGTCAAGATTTTATCAAGGATGGAGAAAGTTATGAGTTATGTCTTACAACTCAGATGAGAATGACAATAGGGGAAATAGATTCTCTGGGGCTTTATGTTAGTCTTAGAGAAAAAAATCCGGCACCATATGCTGCTTGGCTTAATTTTTCAAGGGAAAATTTAAGAATATGTTGCTCTTCCCCTGAGAGATTCATGCGATTGGATAGAGATGCAGTTCTAGAAGCAAAACCCATTAAAGGGACCATAGCTCGTGGTTCAACCCCAAAGGAAGATGAGTTGCTTAAGCTACAATTACAATACAG gAACCTTCTTCTTTCGTAA